A DNA window from Streptomyces sp. CA-278952 contains the following coding sequences:
- a CDS encoding sensor histidine kinase, whose amino-acid sequence MTRTEYRWLLPSAMADPELPGDRPRARRTVRDWAVDITVFLGAAGFGLLALAAIDADSTTADVFVLVDSVIGAAACCALWLRRRWPVGLAAALTVVCVVEPVAAGALMVALFSLAVHRPFKPVAIVGAGALIVAPLQPLLRPDPSTTFLVSVIFGVLLVLLVLSWGMVVRSRRQLVLSLRERARRAEAEAALRAEQAQRLAREAIAREMHDVLAHRLTLLSVHAGALEFRPGAPAAEVGRAAGVIRDSAHEALQDLREIIGVLRGPGDTDEGERPQPTLATLNALIAESRLAGMKVAVDNEVAEPQDAPAATGRTVYRIAQECLTNARKHAPGTEVSLTVAGGPGEGLTIEVENPAPTEPFERVPGSGQGLIGLTERATLAGGGLEHGPTEDGGFVVRARLPWPAA is encoded by the coding sequence ATGACGCGCACCGAGTACCGCTGGCTGCTCCCTTCGGCCATGGCCGATCCCGAGCTGCCCGGCGACCGGCCCCGGGCGCGGCGCACCGTGCGGGACTGGGCCGTCGACATCACGGTCTTCCTCGGTGCCGCGGGCTTCGGACTGCTGGCGCTCGCCGCGATCGACGCCGACAGCACCACGGCGGACGTCTTCGTCCTCGTCGACTCGGTGATCGGCGCGGCTGCCTGCTGCGCGCTCTGGCTCCGACGACGCTGGCCCGTCGGGCTCGCCGCCGCGCTGACCGTCGTCTGCGTCGTCGAACCCGTGGCCGCCGGGGCGCTGATGGTGGCCCTTTTCAGTCTGGCCGTGCACCGCCCCTTCAAGCCGGTGGCGATCGTCGGCGCGGGCGCGCTGATCGTGGCTCCCCTGCAGCCCCTCCTGCGCCCCGACCCCTCGACGACCTTCCTCGTCTCGGTCATCTTCGGGGTCCTGCTCGTCCTGCTGGTCCTCAGCTGGGGCATGGTCGTACGCTCCCGGCGCCAGCTCGTCCTCTCGCTCCGCGAACGGGCCCGCCGCGCCGAGGCCGAGGCGGCGCTGCGCGCCGAACAGGCCCAGCGGCTGGCCCGGGAGGCCATCGCCCGCGAGATGCACGACGTCCTGGCCCACCGGCTGACCCTGCTCAGCGTGCACGCCGGGGCCCTCGAATTCCGGCCCGGCGCCCCCGCCGCCGAGGTCGGCCGGGCAGCGGGCGTCATCCGGGACAGTGCCCACGAAGCCCTCCAGGACCTCCGCGAGATCATCGGCGTCCTGCGCGGGCCCGGCGACACCGACGAGGGCGAGCGGCCGCAGCCCACCCTCGCCACTCTGAACGCCCTCATCGCCGAGTCCCGGCTCGCGGGCATGAAGGTCGCCGTCGACAACGAGGTCGCCGAACCCCAGGACGCCCCCGCCGCCACCGGCCGCACGGTCTACCGAATCGCCCAGGAGTGCCTGACCAACGCCCGCAAGCACGCGCCCGGCACCGAGGTCTCCCTCACCGTGGCGGGCGGCCCCGGCGAGGGGCTCACCATCGAGGTGGAGAACCCCGCGCCCACCGAGCCCTTCGAGCGGGTCCCCGGATCGGGCCAGGGGCTCATCGGCCTCACCGAACGCGCCACGCTCGCCGGCGGCGGGCTGGAGCACGGCCCGACGGAGGACGGCGGCTTCGTGGTCCGGGCCCGGCTGCCGTGGCCCGCCGCGTGA